A genomic window from Microcoleus sp. bin38.metabat.b11b12b14.051 includes:
- a CDS encoding HAMP domain-containing sensor histidine kinase, with translation MSLTLALKNQLHKTPQIGMKSLLGRLGIRQKIGCGYAFVVGIAILGAVAGRGAESYQKQQVREKLAIDRDKAEILTNLNNTAQEVRIHQLLLLNLTAKPQIFDRQRSEFLTRVAQMSGQLEQLQSQAPTSNSDAAKDYQEIQEFAKANSKTVEAYFQEVQKLLGNAKLSGLNPKQQQVFQQKLNNFATGSNAFKLEQFSQDSATLAGNFRDKAEEAFRAYEKAEQLGTIVLGCSLLVSAAIAAILAAYTSGAIARPLEATTAIAQRVTEESNFDLQVPVTTSDEVGMLAVSINELIQRVAEYTEDLQEAKIAAEAANRSKSAFLANMSHELRTPLNAIINYSEMLQEDAQDSGSEDFLPDLEKIQTAGKHLLDMISDILDISKIEAGHVTLYLEHFDVATMIEEVMITAQPLVEKKGNALALQVKGELGMMYADQPKVRQILLNLLSNAAKFTEKGVITIDIEKVKNKQPKPKKRNKNNDFNSGSNYISQFLIFRVSDTGIGMTDEQLEQIFKPFTQADASTTKKYGGTGLGLTISQRLCQILGGEISVESENGKGSTFIVSLPERVVMQA, from the coding sequence ATGTCTTTAACCTTAGCCTTGAAAAATCAACTGCATAAAACTCCTCAAATAGGGATGAAAAGTCTGTTGGGCCGCTTGGGTATCAGGCAGAAAATCGGCTGCGGATACGCCTTTGTCGTTGGTATTGCCATTTTGGGTGCAGTGGCCGGACGGGGAGCAGAATCCTATCAAAAACAGCAAGTTAGAGAAAAACTGGCGATCGACCGAGATAAAGCCGAAATCCTGACCAATCTCAATAATACTGCCCAGGAAGTCAGAATTCACCAGCTATTGCTGCTGAATCTGACGGCAAAACCGCAAATTTTCGATCGCCAACGATCGGAGTTTCTGACTCGGGTGGCTCAGATGAGCGGGCAGCTAGAACAACTGCAAAGCCAAGCGCCGACTTCAAATTCCGATGCTGCAAAAGATTATCAAGAGATTCAAGAATTCGCCAAAGCCAACAGCAAAACAGTAGAAGCTTACTTCCAAGAAGTCCAGAAACTGCTGGGAAACGCCAAGTTATCTGGTTTGAATCCCAAACAGCAGCAGGTATTCCAGCAGAAATTGAATAATTTCGCCACGGGGAGCAACGCTTTTAAACTCGAACAGTTTTCGCAGGATTCCGCGACGCTGGCGGGCAACTTTCGCGACAAAGCAGAGGAGGCATTTAGAGCCTACGAGAAAGCAGAACAACTCGGAACTATAGTTCTCGGTTGCTCTTTGCTGGTATCTGCGGCGATCGCAGCCATACTTGCAGCATACACCAGCGGGGCGATCGCCCGACCGCTCGAAGCCACCACCGCGATCGCTCAGCGAGTCACAGAAGAATCGAACTTTGACCTGCAAGTACCCGTTACCACCTCCGACGAAGTAGGAATGCTGGCAGTTTCGATCAACGAACTGATCCAAAGAGTAGCCGAATACACGGAAGACTTGCAGGAAGCAAAAATAGCAGCCGAAGCTGCTAACCGCTCGAAAAGTGCATTTCTCGCCAACATGAGCCACGAACTCCGTACCCCCCTCAACGCCATCATCAACTACAGCGAAATGCTGCAAGAAGATGCTCAAGATTCGGGTTCCGAAGACTTTCTCCCCGACTTAGAAAAAATTCAAACCGCAGGCAAACATTTGCTCGACATGATTAGCGATATCCTCGATATTTCTAAAATAGAGGCAGGTCATGTCACGCTTTATTTGGAACACTTCGATGTAGCGACGATGATTGAAGAAGTGATGATTACAGCTCAACCGCTAGTAGAGAAAAAAGGTAATGCTTTAGCACTGCAAGTAAAAGGCGAACTTGGTATGATGTACGCCGACCAACCGAAAGTTAGGCAAATTCTCCTAAATTTGCTCAGTAATGCTGCCAAATTTACCGAAAAAGGCGTGATTACTATCGATATCGAAAAAGTGAAAAATAAACAACCAAAACCCAAGAAAAGAAATAAAAATAATGATTTTAACTCTGGTTCAAACTACATCTCTCAATTTTTAATTTTTCGAGTCAGCGACACTGGAATTGGCATGACAGACGAGCAATTAGAGCAGATATTTAAACCTTTTACTCAAGCTGATGCTTCGACTACTAAAAAGTACGGCGGCACGGGTTTGGGATTGACAATTAGCCAGCGTTTGTGTCAAATTTTGGGCGGCGAAATTAGCGTTGAAAGTGAAAACGGGAAAGGTTCAACTTTTATTGTCAGTCTCCCGGAACGGGTGGTGATGCAGGCTTGA